The Pungitius pungitius chromosome 15, fPunPun2.1, whole genome shotgun sequence nucleotide sequence TGTGCATAAGACCCATCTGTTTTCCTTCACTTCACCTAAAATGCTTCTTTTTAGCTGCCGCACATTTAGCCTTTAAGAAACCAACTCATGTTTTAAACAGATCAGATGTGGTCTTGCTTCATGACGAGTAGTTTTATTCCTTTGCCATCTGCTGCATGAAAAGTTATTGGTCATTTGTTCCTCAACAGGTGTTTAAATCCAGGATGGGTTGTTTTCTCCTCACTGTGATGCAATGACAGAATGAATGTGATATACTTCAAATACAATACGTTTCATACTTGTTGTACTTGCATTAAAATGCTAACGTTGAAATTATTTTCACTTGCATTGAATCACACATTAAAAAAGGAGCTTATTGTACCATCCAGAGTAGTAGCACAGCATTTTCCTTGCAGAATTTGCAGCGTTCTGGTTTACTGTTTGTTTATCACACTTGAATTGGGGGCCAGGTGCAGCAGGCTGCTCATTTCTCAAAGTTGATGTTTTACGCTGCGctaatttttttcaaataattactGAGCAAACATCCGTTTCGTTAATAAGTTATTCTTGCTCcatcattagaaatgtttccCGTTTTTGAATTCCATAAGCACATATTATGATTTAGTGACATgctattatatatacatattttaaaaaaaatatttttccactTTTTCATCAAATCTGTCTCCTGTTTGTCCTCTGGcttgtttttgaaagaaaagaagctggTTTTAAATACTTATATTGTCAATAAACACATCTCTTCTCTTGTCTCTATTTGTTTTCATGTGAAAAGCTTAAGAACCGTGTCATGTTGTTGGGAGTGTCCtgcatcccacccccccccccccacccccccctcctgtgtgcTGTGAAGGGACAAGCGATTCACTCCACAAAAGCAAACTTTTCAGATTTTCATTTAAGTGATTTTAAAACTTTCACAGACTGGAAACTGAGTGGAAACTTTCCCTTCAGATACAGCTATTTGAGGACCCGGGTGTCTCACTCAGTCCAAAGACCAGAGTGTtgtgcactggggggggggggggggggggggggagcggggccGGGGGGAGGTGGTAGCGGGAGGGGGGCTGCAGGACATgcaaaaagaggaaggagggtgAGGGAGTAGAGGGAGGGAAACGGGAGCCCAGACTTTTGGTTTTCTCATTAATTCAGTGTGGCCCtctcttttcagtttttttttttttttttttaaaagcccgcCCACTGACCATTATCAGCACAGCCCCTATATATGGAGACTGCTGCTGTGGTTTTTGTGAGTGCACAGGCGTCACAGAGCTCGAAAACCCCTGAAGCCACACCGCCAGCCGCCATGAGAGAGTTCCGGAGCAAAGACTTTTGGAGGGCCGTCCTGGCCGAGCTGGTGGGAATGACCCTCTTCATCTACCTCAGCATCTCGGCGGCCATCGGCAACAAGATCAACTCCGGCCCCGACCAGGAGGTGAAGGTGTCGCTGACCTTCGGGCTGGCCATCGCCACGCTGGCTCAGAGTCTGGGCCACATCAGCGGAGCCCACCTGAACCCGGCGGTGACCTTCGGCATGCTGGCCAGCTGCCAGATCAGCGTGTTCAAGGCCGTCATGTACGTCGTGGCCCAGATGCTGGGTTCGGCCCTGGCCAGCGGCATCGTGTACGGGGCGCGTCCCAGCACCACGGACGGCCTGGGGCTCAACGCTGTGagtacattattttttttgggggggggtgggggttgttaTTGGTGAGGATGCGTGCACTTTATCTCCTTTGGTATTACTGGAGTAGCGATGACATTAAAACCAAACTGCAAAGAATCTGCAATGCAAACTGTTCTGGGGAATGAggtgtttttaatttttgtgCATACTGGTGCTTCATTTGTCTTTGACCGATCCGCAACATAAGCTGTCTTCTTATCAAAAAAATGTTGGGTGTTTCAAGGCACGATGTCACCCTCCCACACGTGGTGTAACAGCTgaatagatgttttttttggcataaagagaaaataaaggctCAATAGAAGCGTTGGGAAACTATCTAACTGTCTAAACTGACTCCGACTGACGaaactcttgttgtttttggatCCCTCTCTCGCAGCTGAACGGTGTCACTCCCAGTCAAGGCGTGGGCATCGAGCTGCTGGCCACCTTCCAGCTGGTGCTGTGTGTCATTGCCGTCACTGATAAAAGAAGGCGTGATGTCACCGGCTCAGCACCCTTGGCCATTGGCCTCTCGGTCTGCCTGGGACACTTGGCAGCTgtaagtttcccccccccccccgccccccctgcagTGTGTACGTTTATCTGGGCCTGACACAGCGCTTCAGCAAGCAACCACATGCAAACGCTTTCATGCACGACAAACAGTTTTcagctaacaccccccccccccccccccccccaccacttaCTCCATCCGTAAGCTGGAGATGCCCTCTCACGGCCCGTCTCTTTGTGGTTCACCACAGATCAGCTACACGGGCCTGCGGCATCAATCCGGCGCGCTCCTTCGGCCCGGCTTTGATCCTGAGCGATTTCACGGACCACTGGGTAAGTCCGAGgccaggaggaaaagaaaagaagagaaaaaaggctTGCATATCTGCGTGCGTGTCACACGTCGAGCTTCAATAAACGTACTTTCGGTGACAGACAAGAGGAGGGTCCGTCACTGAGGATGGTTAATCAGTGATGGGCGCCCGGTTGCTTCACAGTTAGCTCTGCAAACACAGGCGGAAAGGAGAACCCTTTGAACGGGATTATCTTCCTGTGATAACGATGAGAGATGGATGCATCaaccatcaacccccccccccgccccccccccccccagtgattgATGAAAAGCTGTCTCCTTTTTGCAGGTGTACTGGGTGGGGCCGATGTGCGGCGGCCTGGCGGCGGCTCTCGTTTACGACTTCCTGCTGTTCCCCAAACACGATGACTTCCCCGAGCGCATGAAGGTGCTGGTCAGCGGCCCGGTGGGCAACTACGACGTCAACGGGGGCAACGACAACGCcactgtggagatggcgtcgaAATAGTCCCATGCAGACccctccctaaaaaaaaaaaaacactttctctgtacaaaaagaaaaagaaaagctcttaTATTGGGTGTAGGATCTCAGTGTTTTTATGTGCTTATTTTTGAATTACCAATAAGAATCGGTGCAACGAACCAGTCGGTGTCTCTCCGAGGTAGAACTCACTCCTtcgtctgaccccccccccccccccacacgctaGCTGCTCAAAAGTTGAGGATGTCAGAAATGTTTTCCTCCCCCATATCAGTATTCTAATGACAagccattttcttttgtatacCCGTTGTGTCTGTGTaacttttatatatttctgaTTGATAATGTTTTGCGTGATctctctgttttttaaataaataaaacccttgTTTTTAACAGTTGTTCCTGCGTGTGCTTTTCTTCATGTGGTCATGtagaaaacaaacatctgaTGTTATAGATTTGATATAAACTTTGgattttttatataaaaattcagaaaaaaCTCTCACTTCATCGTATTGTCCCACTGGTTCTCTCAAACTCCTAATTTTactcctaattttatcttatctcctaaCTTACTAACCAATAGcattagtttttagcgtactaacacatagcttatattttattatacttttattttattcttatctTATTTAcactatgttgtttttattctactgtcctcatgcaccttccgccaagacaatttccatgtatgtacaacatattatggcaaaaaaccttttactgattcctgattcctgaaaagacaacattttatatttttactagGAATTCAGCGGGAAACGAACATCTGTGGCAAAGACGAGCTTCTGCCCtccattatttcattattgtgacatataaaaaaagaaaaaaacttaacCTAACCAACATTACTGTTAGTGTGAGTTatatcaacaagctgtgatTGTAATACTTTTTCAAGAAAACATCTGGAGACCTTTTCAGAATATTTCCAGATGAATACAGATTCATGCTGAATTAATCCTTGAGGGAGCTCCGGGGCAAACACGCGCTTTGAATCATCTTCCAGTGAACCTGAAGCCCAGTCAGACACCCTTTAATTTACCTGATAAGAAAGCAGTATTCAGTGGTCTGCATTCCccaaaaaatgatgaaatgcaTCGTTCATAGAGCAGCGTGTTACAGGGAGGGTGACAAGCAATGTTCTAACTGTGTGTGAcaagtgtgtaaatgtgtagGTTTGCAAAGATTAGACCAGAGCTAATGGTTGGTAAACACCAGAGATAAGCCCGACACTCTCTCTACCCTCTTCTGAGTCTTTATCTTTACATTCTGAGTACGTTTTTTgtgaatatttgttttaaacactctttttgaatatttattttaataatatttattttgagaatacagactaaaatattttttagaatcccttttagattttctttcaatttttcTAGTTCCTTACTTTTTTTCCTaggaataaaaaacatgttgcaAACCACCATTCTTTATTTAGTTTCATTATTTTTCtaattatatttttcatttttttttcaagatttctatctttcaaaaaaatgtaaatattgtttGGAATATTTTTACACATACAGTCCACAGTAATAAATCCTCCCTCCTGTTGTTATTTACGCCTTTTGTGTTGTCCGGGAGGATCTTTTGTACCAGATGTACCAAAAGAACAAGGACGTCTTTTTCAACTAATAAAACGGTTTGGTGGGAGAGATGCTCCTGCTCACGTGGTTTGAAAAGTGTGGCCTTTGTCCTTGCCGTTGATCCTCCACTTATCTCTGGCATTTACTTTATTATGTCCTGTATATCCCCTCAATGAATAGCTCCTCTCATCGATGCTATCATCTCTAATCTCAGGCATCTGCACTTCAAATATGAGATTAAGTGACAACTGAAACGGATCtgccgtgtgtttttttttaatgtgatttaagAATGAAAGGAAACGACTGAATTTAGGTCAGGAAATATTTGGCAACAGGTTCTTCTAGAAAGTAAAGACGAAGatgtgctgctttttaaaaaaaaatgaggcaaCAATGACagtgttctcttttctttattacttttatttcacGGACGAGAAGCAGCGTGACCCTTTGACCCGTCCGTTCCCACACAAATGCAGCATGGGAGGCCGGTTTCCTCAAAAAGGTCCCGTTTCCTTCACAGCGGCTCATGACCGCGTGACGCGACCTCACAATAGAACAGAATGAGCTGATTTCGCAAACAGTTGCAAACAGTCACGTTCCAACAAGTGTCCTTCCCACGCGTGACTGATGTCGTTCACACACTCGCCGCAGGTGTCAAGCCGGACGGAGTTAAACCGGAAAACAACACGGTGCCTTTCCAAATTGCCAGATCACAAGGAGTCTATTTTCAATTTTGCGTTGGAGGGATgataataaaaatgcaaatgaacaaTTGACTCGAGCATGGATTAAATTTTGAACACCAGGTGCTGAGGGCTGCTTGTGTTATTTCGTAAATTGCCCGGTAAACTGtgcttattatttttactttaaattattttttttaaaaagcattttgataattaaacatcatcttcatcatcattcagTTACCACTTATCTATCTCAAAGTCACACTTTGGTGCAGTCTATCGGATTGTGAATAAAAGTGAAAAGCCGTCTGTTGGAAGGAACAAGAACTGCACAGAGTGGGAGACGTTGGAGGTCATTGTCACTTGGCGCCCACCTGAACCCCGCCGTCACCCCGGGCCTCTTGGCCAGCCTGCGAGGTCGGATCGCTCCGAGCCACCTTTTCTCCGTGAGCCGCTCAGGCTGCGGTCGGCGTCGTTGTGTACGCCGTCGGGCCAGAAGCCACGCATTCCCTCGGCGTTAACAAGGTAAGGATCAACGCACGCATTTACACTTTTCCGCCTAATGGAGGGCATGTGTTTCTCAAATTGAGAGGCATTTGGCATATCCGCCTCCGGCCTGGTGTAGTTTTTCCTAGTTGGGTGTCAACTTTGGTCCAGACTTaatttttagacatttttagaACTACAGGTGatcttttgtttaattttacACCTGCCATGCAACACATGTCCCTTCTCCCCATGGGATGAAAGCCTCTCTGCTGTATTGCAGCTGAATGGAGTCTGCAGGCCCAAAAGGTTTCGGCGTGGAGTTCACGCTCACCCTTCAGTTGGTCCTGTGTGTGCGCTCGCGGTCGCTGACCGGAGAGACGTGACGTCGGCGGGTTTGAACCTCTGACACTGGGACACCTTGCCGGGGTCCGCGCAGCGACGCATTTACACCGCATCTAACTCTGTCTCCTGGTTCCAGGTGTATTTGCTGGCACCCAGTAAAGCTCCCCTGCAGTGACACAAAAGAAGAGGCCTGCTCTGCTGTGGCTCGGCGCAGGGAAGAACCCATCGGGAGGCCCTTCTAGAAGAGGTTTCCGGGGAGTTCTGAGAGGAAATGACCACTGCGTGCGGCTGATTTTGtataaataaaactgtttttCAACATCAGGAGTAATCGATGTGAACTGAAATTGTGTGCAGGGCTTTAggaatgtgacttttttttgctGACTGCGTGCACCGTTGGTGAGTTCGACAGGAAGAGATGATGAAATTGAACTTTATTTGACCCTCTGGAATTTTCTGTGCAGCCGTGGTCATTCAGACTGCTAAGAGGTGACGTGGCGTTGATTCCCTCCGTCATCAATGCGTCGCTGCACACAAACGTCTAAATaagctcttgtttttttgtgggcGGGGCATAAGGAGGTTTTGGATGCCGGCAAGTTGCGATTCCTGTCTGTTGGTACAtctgaaaggagaaaaatgtAAGTAGTAGAAATCACGACTGGTGGGTTACTGTTTCCGCTAATAAGATCATCGCCGGGGACAACGGTTGCATTCAAATTTAAACTGCCAGCGTGATGTTGAAGCGAGTGTCCTGCTTGGTGTTGCGGTTCTACTAGAGACCGCTGTTCCTTTTGTCGCGATTTGAGACTCGTCCTCCGTGGTTCCATCATTTTTGCAGCGTGTGTGTCGACGGATCAGAAAGTTTTGcgtcggaaaaaaaaaaaagacaagctcAATGTCGGCTAAACAGGTGTGAGACTTGGTAATGTCAACATGAAATATTCTCCGAGATAAAACAACGTCAAAAGGATCACTTTGCTCCATAAAGTATCAACCAATTAAAGCATGTCTAAAGATGTAATTCACTCAAAGGTAATATAAGGTTGCCCTGGGATTGCATCAGTAGCCTGTACAATTCATGCCAAGTCAGTGGCCTATTAATGAACAATGTATGATTTACAGATAAAGCCATTTTGAATTATATCTATGATATAATAGGGATTATTCTTCCAGTTTGTATTTTGAAGTTTTTATCTGCAAAGTTCCCTTATCCTTATTAACATCATGGAATTGGCCGGGAAAAAAGCGATGTATGTTTTAATATGCCATTAGTGTCTAATTGATCACAaactatattattatattcagaGTGTTTGGCAACGGTTCCGAGAATCTCTCCGCAGTGAAAGAGTGGGCGGACGAGGATCAGCTAATTGCCCCACAAATCACTTTAGATTCTCCATTAGAAGAAGCACGATTAGACGAGATGTGGCCGCGGCGGCGCCACGCCCAAGaacgtcctcttcctcctcgtccaaAACACCGGCGCTCTCCCACTTCCCGTTTTGGGACCAACGCGTATTCGATCCCCTCACACTGGTGTGATAAGCTGCTGTGATCCTCTGCATCTGAAACGGCCCTCAGCGGGGGTCGGAGGTCAATCCGGTCAAGGCCGACTGTTCGGTGAAgcctgtttttttgggggggggtttttaGCGCTGGGGCAACATGGCCAGCTGCTTGTGGAGTATTCCCAATATAATCTTTTCGCAGGTCCACATTTAGTGTACTACTAA carries:
- the LOC119209830 gene encoding aquaporin-1-like isoform X1, with amino-acid sequence METAAVVFVSAQASQSSKTPEATPPAAMREFRSKDFWRAVLAELVGMTLFIYLSISAAIGNKINSGPDQEVKVSLTFGLAIATLAQSLGHISGAHLNPAVTFGMLASCQISVFKAVMYVVAQMLGSALASGIVYGARPSTTDGLGLNALNGVTPSQGVGIELLATFQLVLCVIAVTDKRRRDVTGSAPLAIGLSVCLGHLAAISYTGLRHQSGALLRPGFDPERFHGPLGVLGGADVRRPGGGSRLRLPAVPQTR
- the LOC119209830 gene encoding aquaporin-1-like isoform X2, which codes for METAAVVFVSAQASQSSKTPEATPPAAMREFRSKDFWRAVLAELVGMTLFIYLSISAAIGNKINSGPDQEVKVSLTFGLAIATLAQSLGHISGAHLNPAVTFGMLASCQISVFKAVMYVVAQMLGSALASGIVYGARPSTTDGLGLNALNGVTPSQGVGIELLATFQLVLCVIAVTDKRRRDVTGSAPLAIGLSVCLGHLAAVTTRACGINPARSFGPALILSDFTDHWVYWVGPMCGGLAAALVYDFLLFPKHDDFPERMKVLVSGPVGNYDVNGGNDNATVEMASK